A window from Dysidea avara chromosome 2, odDysAvar1.4, whole genome shotgun sequence encodes these proteins:
- the LOC136246983 gene encoding uncharacterized protein → MTRKERKHWGQINDLYMSEESDDGEGSFRMHSPSWRSQKLEDFIQELDSRQKRKLFKKPRIQSTPLVGSPPKNAPAWAVQNQGMPNTAATPAVAEVEDFSLSQSQHRPLQPVLQNYVQPHQGSFSEFPVGSSQGMYSNSSLNYTTPPPQNGYAAEVSYCMLHISAFSVLLQGYM, encoded by the exons ATGACCAGGAAGGAGAGGAAGCACTGGGGGCAGATTAATGACCTGTATATGTCTGAAGAAAGCGATGATGGCGAAGGATCCTTCCGCATGCATTCACCAAGTTGGCGATCGCAGA AATTAGAAGATTTTATTCAAGAATTAGACAGCCGACAGAAAcgaaagctgtttaaaaagccTCGAATACAATCGACCCCTTTGGTAGGAAGTCCACCCAAGAATGCTCCAGCTTGGGCAGTTCAGAACCAAGGAATGCCAAATACTGCG GCTACGCCTGCTGTGGCTGAAGTGGAAGATTTCTCATTATCTCAA AGTCAACATCGTCCATTGCAGCCTGTCTTGCAG AACTATGTACAACCTCACCAAGGGAGCTTTTCTGAG TTTCCAGTTGGATCATCACAAGGCATGTATTCAAATTCATCCTTG AACTACACTACTCCTCCTCCTCAAAATGGTTATGCTGCAGAAGTAAGTTATTGTATGCTTCACATTTCAGCATTTTCAGTGCTGTTACAGGGGTACATGTGA
- the LOC136246984 gene encoding spectrin alpha chain-like isoform X2, with amino-acid sequence MLEKQLHELEEYQQYADHTKEFTDWMREKIDLEWPEDLDDQQKHCAVLQSEIAVASDRKDELLKDGENLKQQYPQFADEVDEHVADIAAVWDLLIDKSTELDQELATGKEDDLFVKGTYQVSEHIDNFEADLVEEKVPTDLDQAGELFK; translated from the exons ATGCTAGAGAAACAACTCCATGAGCTGGAAGAATATCAGCAATATGCTGATCATACTAAAGAG TTTACAGACTGGATGAGAGAGAAGATAGATCTGGAGTGGCCAGAAGATCTTGATGACCAACAAAAACATTGTGCAGTGTTACAGTCTGAGATTGCAGTGGCATCTGATAGGAAGGATGAACTGTTga AGGATGGAGAGAATCTGAAGCAACAATATCCACAGTTTGCTGATGAGGTGGACGAGCATGTTGCTGACATTGCTGCAGTATGGGACCTGTTGATTGACAAATCAACTGAACTAGATCAAGAGTTAGCTACTGGTAAAGAAGATGACTTATTTGTGAAAGGCACTTATCAAGTCAGTGAACACATTGATAATTTTGAGGCTGATCTGGTGGAGGAAAAAGTGCCAACTGACTTGGACCAGGCTGGAGAACTTTTTAAATGA
- the LOC136246984 gene encoding uncharacterized protein isoform X3, with product MREKIDLEWPEDLDDQQKHCAVLQSEIAVASDRKDELLKDGENLKQQYPQFADEVDEHVADIAAVWDLLIDKSTELDQELATGKEDDLFVKGTYQVSEHIDNFEADLVEEKVPTDLDQAGELFK from the exons ATGAGAGAGAAGATAGATCTGGAGTGGCCAGAAGATCTTGATGACCAACAAAAACATTGTGCAGTGTTACAGTCTGAGATTGCAGTGGCATCTGATAGGAAGGATGAACTGTTga AGGATGGAGAGAATCTGAAGCAACAATATCCACAGTTTGCTGATGAGGTGGACGAGCATGTTGCTGACATTGCTGCAGTATGGGACCTGTTGATTGACAAATCAACTGAACTAGATCAAGAGTTAGCTACTGGTAAAGAAGATGACTTATTTGTGAAAGGCACTTATCAAGTCAGTGAACACATTGATAATTTTGAGGCTGATCTGGTGGAGGAAAAAGTGCCAACTGACTTGGACCAGGCTGGAGAACTTTTTAAATGA
- the LOC136246984 gene encoding spectrin beta chain, erythrocytic-like isoform X1, whose translation MKTGPSCILALVKQQVGQSGNLKQLLEQLNDFISWLDEMLKKASSQDLTVSISEAEKAIKEHNELKVEILAQQSSYEALKTHGTSLISGSSEDPQKEQAKQLLDKMEQDWTAVLDAWQQRMDLLKQYKNYLVNESCVQMTIFLLYISTCVL comes from the exons TTGGCCCTGGTCAAACAACAAGTTGGTCAATCTGGTAATCTGAAACAGTTGTTGGAACAGTTGAATGACTTCATCTCTTG GCTGGATGAGATGCTCAAGAAGGCATCATCACAAGACCTCACTGTGAGCATATCTGAAGCAGAAAAGGCTATAAAAGAACACAATGAATTGAAG GTTGAAATATTAGCTCAGCAGTCATCATATGAAGCACTGAAGACTCATGGAACTAGCCTCATATCAGGTAGTAGTGAAGACCCTCAAAAGGAACAAGCTAAACAATTGCTGGACAAGATGGAACAAGACTGGACAGCTGTGTTAGATGCCTGGCAACAACGTATGGACTTGCTGAAGCAGTACAAGAATTATTTGGTCAATGAAAGCTGTGTGCAAATGACAATTTTCTTACTGTATATTTCAACTTGTGTTCTGTAG